In the Trichoderma atroviride chromosome 4, complete sequence genome, GATGAGTGAGAAGAGCTTCGAAGTCATATGCGGGGTGCTGGCGTCTTTCTTCGAGCTTTAGGTTCCTTAGAGGTACCCAAAGGATGCGGTCAAACAAGTCATTCCACCCACTCCATGTGCCTTGAGTAAATTCATGGACAATCTTTTTGCATAGAGTGGTCTTGCCAACTCCAGCGCGTCCTCGAATCAAgattcttcttggctgtaTCATTTCTCCATTGCGTTCTTGGCGTTGACTGAAAATTGTGGCCAATTCAACCTGAACTGTCGTATCTGGTGTCTCGATCTTCTGTCGGTTAAAGAGGGAAAACGGGGAGGCCTTTGTATCTTCTGTCATTGGCCGATCTGAGTCTTGAACATGCTGTTCCACAACGGCAAAATTGATATAGCATTGATCCATCGGCAAAAGGTCGCCAGAGAGTCGTTcaatcttgagcttgtcCACGGCATAATGCTTATTGCGTATCCAAGCGTCTGCGTCGTCGAGTGGTGAATTTGTACGTAAACCCTGAAGAATTTCTTCAATTTTTCCAACAACACATTGATAGTCTGGATCTTCAGGACCGTTGAACTTATTCATCATTACATGGCGTCGATGGAGTGGCAGTGGGTCTGTAACAATATCCAGAGTTGCTGAAGAGCTATCAACAAGCTATCAAGAGTCAGCCTTGCCATGAAATTgcttatttaaaagaaatgaTACCGCCAAGAATTTTATCGTACTCACCGGCTTTGACGGAACAACCAAATCAAGCACCCCAGATGGAATCAGCCAGCTTAGAGGAAATTTACGATGAAGACTCGTCAAGCCCAATTCATAGAAGGTAACCACTTGACAGGGATAATCTTTATCGTGACACAGCTGAGTGAACCTGCGTACAAGTTCCTCAAGGTGGAAAGCCGATCCCTTGACGTCGTCGAGAAGATTGCTCACTTTGTGGCCCCGAATCGAAGCCCAGGCTCTTAGACCAGGCTCCGCCCAGTCTGCTACATCTTGGAAGGAGGTTCCGCGGAAAGGCGTAGCAAGGAAGACAATCCCGCGTGTCGATTGTCTGACAATGGCGTATTCGATAGATTGGCTAGCGATCACGAGAGCCTTGATCAAAATGATGCCCCCCGAGACATGATGCAATAAAGACAATCGGCCTATCTTTCGCCTTTGCATAGCCAGTCTTTGTTGGTAAAAGACGGCGTTTGATTCCGGCAAGCAAGAGCCGAGCAAACTCTTCCGCAGTTTTCTGGATCAAATCTGGCTCTTCAAGGAGATCTGCCGGCCAGTCACACGTGAAGATCCGGGCTGGTCCTATTCTTTCTGGAAGCATGCGCGGACATGCCAGCCAGTTGACATCCTCGCCAGGATGGCTGGATTTCGAAATCCACGTGTCTGGAGACTTTGTGTCCAGGCCATGGATGGCAATGATATCGATGTCTGTATCGGCGTCGGCGCCGGGGGAAGGGTGGATTTGGGTGAGACTAACACCGCGATTGTACGCCATTTCTGGTGGGAAG is a window encoding:
- a CDS encoding uncharacterized protein (EggNog:ENOG41), which gives rise to MAYNRGVSLTQIHPSPGADADTDIDIIAIHGLDTKSPDTWISKSSHPGEDVNWLACPRMLPERIGPARIFTCDWPADLLEEPDLIQKTAEEFARLLLAGIKRRLLPTKTGYAKAKDRPIVFIASCLGGHHFDQGSRDR